A region from the Canis lupus dingo isolate Sandy chromosome 9, ASM325472v2, whole genome shotgun sequence genome encodes:
- the LOC112655309 gene encoding small nuclear ribonucleoprotein G, with product MSKAHPPELKKFMDKKLSLKLNGGRHVQGILRGFDPFMNLVIDECVEMATSGQQNNIGMVVIRGNSIIMLEALERV from the coding sequence ATGAGCAAGGCTCACCCTCCCGAGCTGAAAAAATTTATGGACAAGAAATTATCATTGAAATTAAATGGTGGCAGACATGTCCAAGGAATATTGCGAGGGTTCGATCCATTCATGAATCTTGTGATAGATGAATGTGTGGAGATGGCAACTAGCGGGCAACAGAACAATATTGGAATGGTGGTAATACGAGGAAATAGCATCATCATGTTAGAAGCCTTAGAACGAGTATAA